In one window of Helianthus annuus cultivar XRQ/B chromosome 17, HanXRQr2.0-SUNRISE, whole genome shotgun sequence DNA:
- the LOC110924209 gene encoding uncharacterized protein LOC110924209: MLQANAQNEFRAEHKKAFPYLAIWQFLRTSSKFHIVIVFDPFKTRGQPSAKRSKTSSSNDHQSTGSDARCQINLNDIEEDLEEPHEEADAFQPPQRPVGRDRAKKAAQPSSSGVRIDYTETFEKVTNKLDGLLQTSQQRINLKKEHGDRKLKLKESRQKALDLQILTSDTTNLTGAELALAEQMKQEIREKYNLC, encoded by the coding sequence ATGCTCCAAGCAAACGCCCAAAATGAATTCCGAGCCGAACACAAGAAGGCGTTTCCTTATCTTGCTATTTGGCAATTTTTAAGAACGAGTTCGAAATTTCACATAGTCATCGTCTTCGATCCATTTAAAACTCGTGGCCAACCGTCGGCTAAGCGGTCAAAAACCTCATCCTCAAACGACCATCAAAGTACCGGTTCGGACGCTCGGTGCCAAATAAATCTCAACGACATTGAGGAAGATTTGGAAGAGCCACATGAAGAGGCCGATGCGTTTCAACCACCACAACGGCCGGTTGGCCGAGATAGGGCCAAAAAAGCCGCCCAACCGTCTTCTAGCGGTGTACGAATCGACTACACCGAAACGTTCGAAAAAGTGACCAATAAGTTAGACGGCTTGTTGCAAACGAGCCAACAACGGATCAACTTAAAAAAAGAACACGGGGACCGAAAGCTAAAGCTGAAAGAAAGTCGTCAAAAAGCACTTGATTTGCAAATATTAACATCCGACACGACAAACCTTACTGGAGCCGAGCTCGCTTTAGCCGAACAAATGAAGCAAGAAATTCGAGAAAAATATAAcctttgttga